A genomic segment from Polyangium mundeleinium encodes:
- a CDS encoding serine hydrolase domain-containing protein — protein MLRGLRPFVEIAGRPPVRWTLEERMAHHHVPGVSIAVIEGGRIAWARGAGVKTAGSADPKDAVTPDTLFQAGSVSKPVTATAMLRLVERGTLELDTDVNRYLTTWKVPDNEHTEKEKVTLRRLASHTAGLTNYGFPGYERNQPIPTLAQILNGTAPANTEPVRVEAVPGSISRYSGGGTLVMQLLMTDVTGKPFPALMQELVFGPAGMTHSTFEQPLPAARADEAARAHLREGETIPGGWHVYPEMAPAGLWTTASDLARWAIAIADARAGRSKALLSQATAEQMLDPASRTPRPARA, from the coding sequence GTGCTCCGCGGCCTGCGCCCGTTCGTCGAGATCGCCGGCCGGCCGCCCGTCCGCTGGACGCTCGAAGAGCGCATGGCCCACCACCACGTGCCCGGCGTCAGCATCGCCGTCATCGAGGGCGGGCGCATCGCGTGGGCCCGCGGCGCCGGCGTGAAGACGGCCGGCTCGGCCGACCCGAAGGACGCGGTCACGCCCGACACGCTCTTCCAGGCCGGGTCCGTCAGCAAGCCCGTCACCGCCACGGCGATGCTCCGCCTCGTCGAGCGCGGGACGCTCGAGCTCGACACCGACGTCAACCGCTACCTCACCACGTGGAAGGTGCCCGACAACGAGCACACCGAGAAGGAGAAGGTCACCCTCCGCCGGCTCGCCAGCCACACCGCCGGGCTCACCAACTACGGCTTCCCCGGCTACGAGCGGAACCAGCCGATCCCGACGCTCGCGCAGATCCTGAACGGGACGGCTCCGGCGAACACCGAGCCGGTGCGCGTCGAAGCCGTCCCGGGCTCGATCTCGCGCTACTCCGGCGGCGGGACGCTCGTGATGCAGCTGCTCATGACGGACGTCACCGGCAAGCCTTTCCCTGCCCTCATGCAGGAGCTCGTGTTCGGGCCGGCCGGGATGACCCACAGCACCTTCGAGCAGCCGCTGCCCGCCGCGCGCGCGGACGAGGCGGCCCGCGCCCACCTCCGCGAGGGCGAGACGATCCCTGGCGGGTGGCACGTGTATCCGGAGATGGCCCCGGCCGGGCTCTGGACGACGGCGAGCGACCTCGCCCGGTGGGCGATCGCGATCGCCGACGCGCGCGCCGGGCGGTCCAAGGCGCTGCTCTCGCAGGCGACGGCCGAGCAGATGCTTGATCCGGCCAGCCGTACTCCGCGGCCAGCGCGAGCGTGA
- a CDS encoding tetratricopeptide repeat protein, translated as MRVIVCCSILLLASPAARAQSLPSATDESPEADRDLEFRAFAQLGDHERAAGRLREAARAYRQALNVRSDPLIAGRLGLVLVEGGRPEDATELLLYALHQAPARTPAERAERRRFFEAHEVARAHGSWVEVIVSHAGARVMVDGIDRNALGRSAFWTFVAGGEHEIRATLDGFEEAVVTFTAVKGEDMKVPVPLTARTVEQEPAVHVPEKAPTVTLPVVVSGPGFTKQEDPFADTDKKGMRGYVEAGPVVVFGVASWMPAVGATLAGGLQPNDYVSIGLEARAAWLTTGVADRPINAMTAGGMATLCGHYKWFYGCALGHLGVIRVESTSRSYKPASFADVKPGAGGRIGARVRVTQSLTIHGAVDVLGLSSGVQVVVGPTVLSDQPPVMLGVQIGGGWEF; from the coding sequence ATGCGCGTGATCGTGTGCTGTTCGATCTTGCTCCTCGCGTCGCCCGCGGCGCGGGCGCAGAGCCTCCCGAGCGCCACCGACGAGAGCCCCGAGGCGGACAGGGACCTGGAGTTCCGGGCGTTCGCGCAGCTCGGGGATCACGAGCGCGCCGCGGGGCGGCTGCGCGAAGCCGCCCGGGCCTACCGCCAGGCGCTCAACGTGCGGTCCGATCCGCTCATCGCGGGGCGTCTCGGGCTCGTGCTGGTCGAGGGCGGCAGGCCCGAGGATGCGACCGAGCTCCTGCTCTACGCGCTTCATCAGGCCCCCGCCAGGACGCCCGCGGAGCGAGCCGAGCGCAGGCGCTTTTTCGAGGCGCACGAGGTGGCGCGCGCGCATGGCTCGTGGGTCGAAGTGATCGTCTCTCACGCGGGCGCGCGTGTGATGGTGGACGGCATCGATCGGAACGCTCTTGGGCGTTCGGCCTTCTGGACGTTCGTGGCGGGGGGAGAGCACGAGATCCGCGCGACCCTCGACGGCTTCGAAGAGGCGGTCGTGACGTTCACGGCCGTGAAGGGGGAGGACATGAAGGTTCCCGTCCCCCTGACGGCGCGCACGGTGGAGCAGGAGCCGGCGGTCCATGTCCCCGAAAAGGCCCCGACCGTGACGTTGCCCGTGGTGGTTTCGGGGCCTGGATTCACGAAACAGGAAGACCCGTTCGCGGATACAGACAAGAAGGGAATGCGGGGTTATGTCGAAGCGGGGCCAGTGGTGGTGTTTGGCGTGGCGTCGTGGATGCCTGCCGTCGGGGCGACACTCGCCGGAGGGTTGCAGCCCAACGACTACGTTTCGATCGGCCTGGAGGCGCGCGCGGCTTGGCTGACGACGGGCGTCGCGGATCGGCCGATCAATGCGATGACGGCGGGCGGAATGGCGACTCTGTGCGGGCACTACAAGTGGTTCTATGGCTGCGCGCTTGGTCATTTGGGCGTAATTCGTGTCGAATCCACATCGCGTAGCTACAAGCCCGCGAGTTTCGCTGATGTCAAACCCGGAGCGGGTGGGCGCATCGGTGCCAGGGTTCGAGTCACACAGTCCTTAACGATCCACGGGGCAGTCGACGTCCTCGGACTGTCGAGCGGCGTTCAGGTGGTTGTTGGACCAACGGTCCTCTCCGATCAGCCGCCGGTCATGCTGGGCGTGCAGATTGGCGGAGGTTGGGAGTTTTAG
- a CDS encoding DUF2169 family type VI secretion system accessory protein: MQIVSNAPFPCASLIWPNRAQGWVFTVVCKATFSLAPGTSPLAEDPEDIAAADEHWDDDTNRSLRVPSDVVPFKPRADVLLVGSAHAPQQVPARSVVARLLVGEVDKSIEVTQDRWFQPDGSLAEGQRFTRMPLVYERAGGGPDTANPVGVRAGWADAMGRVRMPNITWPGVTVRAPADFVEPVGFGPLAPSWPARRERLGALARGSLPDRWYESHIPDGFDFRYFNAAPPDQQTDFLPANARILLENLHPSVPRLVTSLPGLAPVFLVEGRGQGAQPMRADTLWIDTDRLLCTLTFRAQIPMRLRDEPGEVKIWLDSAPPSKAAAAPEAPSRPQKSIPPTEEAEIKSTKPRPPPAQTIADPSLVQAASGRVLPFQSTPSATPEAAARPPAPGGRLPFLSAPASSISAPTPAPPAAPPLYAPPPAPVAPPAPVAVPPPAPVAPPPVHDAQATLGGLAAASDAAAVAAPRPEPAAPVISTSVPVRRRAPAAEYVDLIWFDEHAPQRVRQQSAWASYLRDPQRPTEWLTGEEPEEPTQAVTDRRDIRRALGRVPPLDAIGMARVMEEAIDEDGIFEQPLVIVNGELAMTCDPLETLKTTIAVASQLAAADKRLKEALDAAEELCRGPRSAAVPLLEGALSRVRQAFAQANRSLASDYLETTAQRILIEERHYLKRKLFGGEHIGGLLSLGSGSPLPTYMPEVLSEKLPLFPRLRVRAIAEPHPQQDPADNESITLRVLALGRVVQSQPVGRGGR; the protein is encoded by the coding sequence ATGCAAATCGTCTCGAATGCCCCGTTCCCCTGTGCGTCCTTGATCTGGCCGAATCGAGCGCAGGGGTGGGTGTTCACGGTCGTCTGCAAGGCGACGTTTTCCCTCGCGCCGGGCACGTCCCCGCTCGCGGAGGACCCGGAAGACATCGCCGCCGCCGACGAGCACTGGGACGATGACACGAACCGCAGCCTGCGCGTCCCGAGCGACGTCGTCCCCTTCAAGCCGCGCGCGGACGTGCTCCTCGTGGGCTCCGCGCACGCGCCGCAGCAGGTCCCCGCGCGTTCGGTCGTCGCGCGCCTCCTCGTGGGCGAGGTCGACAAATCGATCGAGGTCACCCAGGATCGCTGGTTCCAGCCCGACGGCTCTCTCGCCGAGGGGCAACGTTTCACGCGAATGCCGCTCGTCTACGAGCGGGCCGGCGGCGGGCCGGACACGGCGAATCCGGTCGGCGTGCGCGCGGGATGGGCCGACGCGATGGGGCGCGTGCGCATGCCGAACATCACGTGGCCCGGCGTCACGGTCCGCGCCCCGGCCGATTTCGTCGAGCCCGTCGGGTTTGGCCCTCTCGCGCCTTCCTGGCCCGCGCGGCGCGAGCGGCTCGGCGCGCTCGCCCGCGGCAGCCTGCCCGATCGCTGGTACGAATCGCACATCCCCGACGGCTTCGATTTCCGCTACTTCAATGCAGCGCCGCCGGATCAGCAGACCGATTTCCTCCCCGCGAACGCGCGGATCCTCCTCGAAAACCTGCACCCCAGCGTGCCGCGGCTCGTCACGAGCCTGCCGGGCCTCGCGCCGGTGTTCCTGGTCGAGGGCCGCGGGCAAGGCGCGCAGCCGATGCGCGCCGATACGTTGTGGATCGACACCGATCGGCTGCTCTGCACGCTGACGTTCCGCGCGCAGATCCCCATGCGCCTGCGCGACGAGCCGGGCGAGGTGAAGATATGGCTCGACAGCGCGCCGCCCTCGAAGGCCGCGGCCGCGCCCGAAGCGCCATCACGACCGCAGAAATCGATCCCGCCGACCGAGGAGGCGGAGATCAAGTCCACGAAGCCAAGGCCGCCACCGGCCCAGACGATCGCCGATCCGAGCCTCGTGCAGGCCGCGTCCGGGCGCGTCTTGCCTTTCCAGTCGACCCCGAGCGCCACCCCCGAGGCGGCGGCCCGCCCCCCCGCGCCCGGCGGGCGCCTCCCCTTCCTGAGTGCGCCGGCCTCGTCGATCAGCGCGCCAACCCCCGCGCCCCCGGCTGCGCCGCCGCTGTATGCCCCTCCGCCCGCGCCCGTCGCGCCGCCCGCGCCCGTCGCCGTCCCGCCGCCCGCGCCTGTCGCGCCGCCGCCCGTGCATGATGCCCAGGCGACGCTCGGCGGGCTCGCGGCGGCCTCGGATGCGGCGGCCGTCGCCGCACCGCGCCCCGAGCCGGCGGCGCCCGTGATCTCGACGAGCGTGCCCGTGCGACGCCGCGCGCCGGCCGCCGAATACGTCGATTTGATCTGGTTCGACGAACACGCGCCGCAGCGGGTGCGACAGCAATCGGCGTGGGCGTCCTACCTGCGGGATCCGCAGCGCCCGACGGAATGGCTCACGGGCGAGGAGCCGGAGGAGCCGACGCAGGCCGTGACGGATCGCCGCGACATCCGGCGCGCGCTCGGCCGCGTGCCGCCGCTCGACGCGATCGGCATGGCCCGCGTGATGGAGGAGGCCATCGACGAGGATGGGATCTTCGAGCAGCCGCTGGTGATCGTGAACGGCGAGCTCGCGATGACCTGCGACCCGCTGGAGACGCTGAAAACGACGATCGCCGTGGCCTCGCAGCTCGCCGCGGCGGACAAGCGGCTGAAGGAGGCGCTCGACGCGGCGGAGGAGCTCTGCCGGGGGCCGCGGAGCGCGGCGGTGCCGCTCCTCGAGGGGGCCTTGTCGCGCGTGCGGCAGGCGTTTGCCCAGGCCAATCGGTCGCTCGCGTCGGATTACCTTGAAACGACGGCGCAGCGAATCCTGATCGAGGAGCGTCATTACCTGAAGCGCAAGCTCTTCGGCGGGGAGCACATCGGCGGATTGCTCTCTCTGGGCAGCGGTTCGCCGCTGCCGACGTACATGCCGGAGGTGCTGTCGGAGAAGCTGCCGCTCTTCCCGCGGCTACGTGTGCGAGCCATTGCCGAGCCGCACCCGCAGCAGGATCCGGCAGACAACGAGTCGATCACGCTGCGCGTGCTGGCGCTGGGCCGCGTGGTGCAATCGCAGCCCGTGGGTCGAGGCGGGCGCTAA
- a CDS encoding matrixin family metalloprotease — MASTNRFDSRLALFLAPLAASASLALVGCAADDVTTLGDENAVAAEGAAGLGLGAQGKDVRAVYEYLRRYGYFQNEELAEHYPDWTPAVSREPADPELFDEALEEGVRLYQAQQGLPVTGVVDAETHRIMQMPRCSHPDYYDPPSVVPTLDIDNPYTHFGGTWSSTALSYRFANYTSDFAQASVRSAIESALFSWTSSSTFSFSEVSSGENISFGFYTGSHGCSSAFDGSSGVLAHAYSPGSGLGGDVHFDDAESWSSAYLETVALHEVGHALGLGHSTVSNATMYAYYTGNDTSLADDDRAGIWSRYASYASPSGCGWLNAGQGLGTEQSVWSCDGRFQLKFQSDGNLVLYMGGNALWASGTNGDGGDRVIMQEDGNLVIYKSTGEPVWATGSNSTASRYANLAVQNDGNVVIYRSGGSVAWNSKTCCH; from the coding sequence ATGGCCTCGACGAACCGCTTCGATTCTCGCCTTGCTCTCTTCCTCGCGCCCCTCGCCGCCTCCGCCTCGCTCGCCCTCGTGGGATGCGCGGCCGACGACGTCACGACGCTCGGTGACGAGAATGCCGTGGCCGCCGAGGGCGCCGCGGGCCTCGGCCTCGGGGCGCAGGGCAAGGACGTGCGGGCGGTGTACGAGTATCTGCGCCGTTATGGTTACTTCCAGAACGAGGAGCTCGCCGAGCATTACCCGGATTGGACCCCCGCCGTCTCGCGCGAGCCGGCCGATCCGGAGCTCTTCGACGAGGCGCTCGAAGAGGGCGTGCGGCTCTACCAGGCCCAGCAGGGCCTGCCCGTGACCGGCGTCGTCGACGCCGAGACGCACCGGATCATGCAGATGCCGCGCTGCAGCCACCCCGATTATTACGATCCGCCGAGCGTCGTGCCGACCCTGGACATCGACAACCCCTACACCCACTTCGGGGGGACCTGGTCGTCCACGGCCCTCTCCTATCGATTCGCGAATTATACCTCGGACTTCGCCCAGGCCTCGGTCCGATCCGCCATTGAGAGCGCGCTCTTCTCGTGGACCTCGTCCTCGACCTTCAGCTTCTCCGAGGTGAGCTCGGGCGAGAACATCTCGTTCGGGTTCTATACCGGTAGCCATGGGTGCAGCAGTGCCTTCGACGGCTCGTCCGGCGTCCTCGCCCACGCCTATTCGCCGGGCAGCGGCCTCGGAGGCGATGTGCACTTCGACGACGCCGAATCGTGGTCGTCGGCGTACCTCGAGACCGTCGCCCTGCACGAGGTCGGGCACGCCCTCGGCCTCGGCCATTCGACCGTCTCGAACGCGACCATGTACGCGTATTACACCGGCAACGACACCTCGCTCGCGGACGACGATCGCGCAGGCATCTGGTCGCGTTACGCCTCCTATGCGTCGCCCTCGGGCTGCGGCTGGCTGAATGCCGGCCAGGGGCTCGGGACGGAGCAGTCCGTCTGGTCGTGCGACGGCCGCTTCCAGCTCAAGTTCCAGAGCGACGGCAACCTCGTGCTCTACATGGGCGGCAATGCGCTCTGGGCCTCGGGCACGAACGGCGACGGCGGGGACCGCGTCATCATGCAGGAGGACGGAAACCTCGTCATCTACAAGTCCACGGGCGAGCCCGTGTGGGCCACGGGCTCGAACAGCACCGCGAGCCGTTATGCCAATCTCGCCGTGCAAAACGACGGCAACGTCGTGATCTATCGGTCCGGCGGCAGCGTGGCCTGGAACAGCAAGACCTGCTGCCACTGA